Genomic DNA from Triticum dicoccoides isolate Atlit2015 ecotype Zavitan chromosome 4B, WEW_v2.0, whole genome shotgun sequence:
ctatcaaggggggctctcaagttggtagcttgatcgtatcgttagtagagatctcaaaccattgcatccttgcatcatgtttcttggttcttgtttggttctctttgtgagtcttagagcttatggtcatcttgatgacaagtttgagttcatcgaaaacggagttcgcatgcgtcttctatgatgttttcggtgttggaggttttaccggtattatccgaggaagggttctcacctttttcttatgggccttttctaatttgcttcttattgatatttctttcaagattgtgttagcccttgttgctagctttccaacaaacttgatttcaacgaattcggagctcgtatgcgaaagttgtggctgttttgatattgcctgttttacatagagaggttgtaccgccccatagagaggttgtaccggttgacatgtacaaccggtgtttggagcggttgtaccgctccagaattagtccagaggttgtaccggccatgtaccgctctaccaccggactagcttctgttgtggtgcggttgttgggcggttgtgggccggttgttccgcttattgcctgttaccggttgtaccggtgctcatagcggttgtaccgctcctatgtctttctgcacataacgggctgattcgtggggacctatttaagggggtcttcttccccaatggttccccatctcttgagctcgtttttgcccccattgttgaccttctttgagcttgctaactttcaatccctccatggattcttgctagtttttgagggaaaagagagaggagatctagatccacacttccaccaatcactttctcctctatgtgaggggaaccccttggatctagatcttggagttctttgtgttcttcttgttattcctctcactttcctccctagcattagttgctttggtgggatttgagagagaaggacttgggcactccgtgtgcccttgccattgcatttgtgcatcggtttgagttctccatggtgatacgtggaagtttcaagttgagcagcttattactcttgggtgcttcgtacccttgagcttgttcctcttgggtgcttgggcgccctagacggttggtggtgttcggagctcaatcattgtggtgtaaagctccgggcaagcatcggggtctccaattaggttgtggagatcgccccgagcaatttgacgggtaccggtgaccgcccccaagggttgccaaagtgtacgggttcggtgaccgcccccaagggtcaccatttgtacgggttcggtgaccgccctcaagggtcccttagtggaatcacggcatcttgcattgtgcgagggcgtgaggagattacggtggccctagtggcttcttggggagcgttgtgcctccacaccgctccaaacggagattagcatccgcaagggtgtgaacttcgggatacatcgtcgtcttcgagtgcctcggttatctctgacccgatccctttacttatgcactttactttgtgatagccatattgttctttgtcatatatcttgctatcacatagttgcttatcttgcttagcataagttgttggtgcacatagatgagcctagttgttgtaggttttgtgcttgacaaattaaccgtttggtttattccgcatttgttcaagcctctacagtaattattttaaaacgcctattcaccccccccccctctaggcgacatccacgatctttcagctgCCCCAGACGATAGAGTGGTCGGGGAGCCTCTCCCGCAGCCCAGGCAAGGGCGCATCGCCGCATGCAGGCGCGGGTTcgtccgcccgccgtcgccgaAGGTTTACGGGCATGGACTCGTCCAGCCGTCCACCGGGCTCGGCGCTTGCGCAGCGTCTTTGTGGCCTGCCGATGCCGTTCATACAGTGTGACGACTGCCCGGACGAGCATTATGCTAGATCAATCTAAGTTTTACAGGCCGGGACGAGCTGCGCCAGATCAAAACCCGCCGACCCGTAAAAAGGTATATTCCACGAATATGATTTTTTTTTCGGGTCCATTATGCGAGGTCTGCATCTGTGTCACCCCGCGCCGGCCCACAAAAATGGTTTTGGCGAACTGCAAACAAGTTTTGCGGGTCGGCGGGATGCAGGATCCGCTAGAGTTTGCTCTAACACAAAAACGTCCCCGTGTCGCTCTACCATGGCAACCTCTATAGTGTAAATTATTCAAATAGCCATGTACACAATTATTGATGAGCTAGCATGGTCAAACTTCACTAGAATTATAGGTTTTGTTTACATACACATTCAAAAAAAAAAGGAGGTACCATTGCGTGGCAGGGAGTGAAAAAAGTTGCCAAGTACCctctccgatccaaaataagttcACAGTTagacacttattatggatcggaggTAGCAGAAATATTACCGGTAGGGTCACAACTAGATATCATTAGAGCATCTCTTGTAGATCCCGAATAACCATTCCTCAGTAGTGTGTTATTAGCAAGTTTGGCTGAGCAATCCAATAAACTACAGTACTTTACCACCCATGACGCGGAACAAATTGTTCGAAACAGCTTATTGCCAAAATTGCATTTACACTCATTCACTCAGTTTACCTCTGTTCTGTACAGCTTTAAGATGAGGAACTATTTGATAAATCAAAAGAATAAAGGAAGCACAACCTAGAGAGCTAATGGACAAACTGTACAGATTAACAGCTAAATACAACCCCCAAACAAATGAATGAAATCACTACATGACTACAAGAACTAACACATCAGGATATACACTTTACAGGTAACGGCGAAGAAACTGCTCCAGAGTAAAGAGCCCTAAGTACAGAAATGAACTTCAAAAGAGTTTCTTCAGAAAACCACTTCAGTTTCCATGTATGTACTGTGTAATTTTCATCTGCTTGCTTGTTCTGCGAATTTCCAGTGCTGCTGTGAAATTTTCCTTCGTTTATGTGTTTGTGCAAAATTAATGTCAAGCATTCCTTGTCACGCTGATCCACAACCTAAGTATAGGAAATGCAGTAGGAAAATTTAGAAATGTCAACAAAATGGCATCAACCCTTTTATTATAATGAAGCAATATATTTAGCTCGTATTACATCACAACTCGGTAAAATAAGAGGGGATTCCCTTCAGAAATACGGAGTAAGGTCGATGATAAGTACTCCGTACAATAAAAATACAAGTTTAGAGACAAGGGTCAAACCTGTGTGCGAGAATACACAGAGCCACACTTATGCATATTCCACAGTAGACAAGAATAAAACAGATATCCCCTTTTTGGGCAAGGGAACTATCAGAGCAAACTATTTTATGGAAAGAATATCGCTGCAATGCAAAGTAACCAAGATAGATTGGAAATCTTAGAAATCAAACACAACTTACCACTTCCTTAATACTGTTGATAGAGCAGCATTCATCGAGAAAAAAATATGGAGGATGTGAATCATCAGGAAAGCAACCAAACTGATGTAGGTTCTCAATGCACACACATATTGATCCTTCGGTAACAACAAGGGATCTAATAACCAGGGATTCCTCTGCAAAACAGAAATGGACATAATTCAGCAATTTCTAAGTAAAATAACTAAAAAAATGTACATTACAGAGGTAATATTCCTGTTCTCCAGTTCTAATCCTTCGGGTTTAGTAACTGAATTATTACATAAGCGGCAGATGCAAATAAAATAATAGATCATCAGCGATAGATGGACGAGGCTCATGGCATGCCAACATATGCCATGTCATGCCAGATGCGGCATCATCAATATTTGGTGATGATGCATGCCACTATCAAATTGTTTACGGGATTTCACAAAATGGACCCAATTAAAGCCAGAAGGAATGTATGCACCTGGGTGCTGAAATTGAAAAAATGGGTAAACATCTAATATGCATGTAAAGAATTGGGGATGGAAAATTGAAATTACCTTGCAAACATCTAATCATGAAGAATTAAACAAGGTAGCGTTAGATTTCTTAGATCAAATTACATGACCACCCAGCAGACATACTATGTAGTTATCTACCTTGCAAACTAACATAACATATGCATATGCCAAAGTCCAAGTAATCATCATGACGACTCAGCTCACTGGCAGCATGTTGTGTCATGATGGGTTTGAGTCCTTGATCAATTAATCCCCAGCTCTCTCACCATAGGACTGAGTGCACTGTACCAAGTTTAACACTTCGATGTGGAATCTTTGATACTGAGCAAGAAATTGTGTGTATTCTGGACAAAATATCACAATGATTGCCCAAGATAAAGCTTGTGGGCTCATTGCTTTAGTTATCATATGTCCAAACGAGATTCTGGACAGTAAGCATAAACAATATTCATTTAGAAACAAAATGGCTTAAATAGTGTTACTCGACTTACCATAATACAAATGACAAAAAACTATATGTTTTCTTTCACAAGGATAAGATGTGTATCAATCCTACTCTACTTTGTCAGGCTTCAAGGGAGAAAGCCAAGACTCACCCAAGCAGGTAAGATCATAAGAATTCAAAAAGTGAAGAAAGTTCTAGTCTAGATCCCATAGACAAATAGGGGTAATATTTCACCACTCAAATAACAGTACCTTCAGCATCATTCTTCCAAAACATCAACATGGAGTAGAGAAATATCCCCATCTTCAAACTTGCACATATACATTTCTCGAGCAATTTAACTTGAATCTTCTCCCAACTGCCATTTAAATTACAGGAGAAAGTGTAATCAGAAATGAAATAGAAGGCACAATAAACACAGACAAAATCCTTTTTTTGTTTATCTAAAAGAGAAGGCCTTTGCTCACGGAGAAAACATAAAGCTAAATAGACAAACCTTTGCAAAGATACCCCGCTAGTTAACTGTGGAAAGCTGAACAGATTCAAGAGCCAAAGTACATCTTGTGCTTCCTTGGAAGTACGTGTCAAGAATAGATGAGCTGTATGATCTGCCATGTGTACCCTGCGATATGAGAAAACAAAAGTAAGCCTCAGATAAGCCAAAAAACCACCACTTATGATTGATATGCTAATAGACCTTAGTGCTTGTAGACCCAGCCCAGTCAAAACTTTTTCCAGATCTTCAAGCCTATAGCACCCCAAAACTCTTGGCATAATTTCTGTAAATTAGTCAGTGTGTAAagaattattaatacagttttagaATAGGAACATGAGAAAATAAATTTCCATACAACAATAAAAATGTAAAATTCCAGTTGCAATAGTCTTATAATTGTCTAACAGAGACAGAAGAGAACCTAGAGAAAGGCTTTGGAAGAAAAGAAAACAATGTGTAGAAAACTAACCTTGTTCATCTTGCTCCATATCAACTAGCAGAACATACAATTTATTCTGAGAACTTCTCAACAAGGCTACTTCTCTACAATAAGTAACAATACACTAGTCAGGTACAGTAACTAAAAAGAATATCGCATGCAGACAGGCTTTCAGAACTGCTGTTAAGTTCAACAGAAGTTAAGAGAGCATTTACTGGGCATGGTTGAGGAttaaatggtactccctccgtcccataatataagaacgtttttgacactagtgtagtgttaaaaacgttcttatattttgggacagagggagtatacaaGAAAGTACTTAGAATTAAAAAATCCAACTAAATGTCATGTTCAAAGAGCTGTTATTGATAACTACTTATTGTGCATTTAAGTACTTTGAAGTCTGAATCATGAGATATATTACTGGACATTTACGCATTTTATGTTCTATGCAAATGCCATCAACATCGGTGAAGATGGTGGTGGAGCCAAGGATTCAGGTCCCCATATCTTGGAttcaatttcattagaagtttggcCTAAAAAAAGTTGGTTTGTAGACCCCCATACTGCACAAGGCCCCAAGAGTCTTTCATCATTCGCCTACGGGTACAAACCATGGACTCCTGCGCCGTCTCAGGTGGGTGTCTGACATGTCAAATTGTTACTTGATTAAAGTAACGAAATTAAGTAGACCCAACACATACAGCCCTGTCATGTGTTGCATGACCATGGTGTTTTGATATACTTTGAATACATTCATCGCCAGCTTCAGTTTTCTCTAAGCAAGCTCATGAATAAAAAAATGTAATAGATAATAGTTATGATTTTGAATATAATTGCATTCGCTCCTCCAAAGCACTAATGGTCAGCAATTACCTGATTAACAGGTTAAGGCAGTTCTATTCTGCTAATTTTAACCGTCAGTACATGTTTTGTTGTGCTGCATGGTGTTTAGTTTGAAAAACAAACTATAACAGCAGAGGCAAATAAGTAACCATGTTAGTCTGATATGCAGCAGCTAGTCCTTAATTTGCGAACTTACAGAAAAAGAAGTAATCCGTACTTGTACTGATAATCTTTGGTTCTACAAAATGTACTTCGATGGTCAGCGACTCTTTCATTCAGATTCAACAGCCGTTCATCATCAGTTTCTAGTCTCTACTCTCTACACATGTCAAATATAGGTAAAACAACTCTAACCTTTGAATTAAATCGCTTCCATCTTGAAATATGTATCCACAACGAGCTCCTTGTTCACATATTTCGGACTCTTCAACATTAGCAACTTCCAAATTGAAGAAATCCTCTATAAGCTTGTACTTATCCCTATCAGTGTTGCAAGTAACTGTATCGGCATCAATCGACAAGTTATTCTTGTGCAAGATACTTGAATAGTGTTTTTTTGAGCTTTGATCCTTGCAAATAGTACTTCCAGTTAGGTCGTAGCTCAGGTGACCATTTGCACCCACTGAACCCCCCTCTTCCAACTTATCTCCATTAGCCTCTGTAAATTCTAGTTTAGTGCCATTACGGTCCTTAAAAATAGGGAATATCTTCCTCTTAACCTTTTGCTTGTCATTTTGTCTAATCAGATGGCCACCTGAATCTTGACCTAGATGTCCATTCCTCTGGTTACTGTCATCTGGCTCCTTAATACCAAACTCTATGGCATCTGTAAAAGTTGGGTCATCTTCTGCCGAACAGTCAGACAATTTTTCCTCTTGTGAGAAAAGCTCCATCCCATCCATTTCCTCATGATCAATATCTGCATAAGGAAATGAAGCAATCTGACCATTCAGGGCTAGTTCCCTTTTTGTCTGAATTGCTACGCAATCATCTTCTGAATTGCACGAACATAAATCACCTGAAGAGTCATCACTGCAGCTGCTACCACTACCAAGAGAACCAACACATTGGAAATCTCCTGAACTCTGCAAAAATTCTTCCTCCATAAAAAGTCTTCGACGTAGGATGTCTTCCTTGTATTGTGGAGGTGACTGTGGACTAGGGTATGCAAAGGATGGACTTGGTTCTATCAACTTGCTTGTTGCATTAGATGGTGTTCCGTTCGTATGCAAAAAATTTGCACCACCTCCCACATCAGATAAAGAATCTGGATGTGAAGTGCCCACAAATTCTAGTGGAGGAAGCTGTACGGCAGAATTCAAGTGTACCCTTACATGAGTTTGGTCAGCATTCACTTCGTTCAAGGATCCTGCAGTGAAGCCATTAGCGACGTTGCATGCATCATCTGTGAAAGACAATTTAGACTCCACAAGGTTTGAGCTGCTTCCACCTTCTGATGTTTTTGCCAGGTCTGTGACACTCTTGGAGCTCTCTATGTTCAATTTttctcttctgttttgttttttctgACTTCCATTTCTGTTAGTGAAATCAACATAAAGGCTGTCACCATCTGTGTTCTCTGTATTTTCATCCATCCACTCCTTAAATTCACGCAGCCAGTCAGTCGATCTTTCCTTCTTCATCAACTCTGCTGTACTTATCAAAGAAGTAATTTTTATGTCATTATCAGCAACGGCAACTTCATCCTTCTTTGAACTAGCACTATCACGGGGGCTGGACTGCTGGTCCACACCTTCATCACAAGGACTTCTCTCTTCCTCCAGAATACAGGCAAGTCGGGAAATCTTTTTCTAATATAAGTGGAAAGCAGAATGTCATTAAAATAGTCATACGCGCTCACATTTAGTCGTGTTCAGGATACAAATGCAGGATGCCAAACTTCTGTAAAATTATTTCAGTTCTGCTAAGATATATTGATGGTTTTATAGTGCATTTATAGAAACTAAGATGTCATATATGGCAGCACCTATGCTGAACCAAGCAAAAAAAGGAATCCTGACAACATACGGAAATAATGTATATCCAAGGGGAAAATGAAGCCTTACCAATTCACTAAGCAACATGCATTGACTTATCTATCCTCCAGGGAATAATAAAATCAAAAGTGTTAACTGAGGAAGCTTATAATTGGTGTGACATGCTGATATATAATAGATTAGACTATTAGAAGTCAGTAAAAGAGATGCATACCATCATAGAATTTGAAGTGTATTCATCCTCATGATCATCTTTTGCAGGAAAATAAAATCCATAGCCAGCAGGTTGTTTTTGTCTGCTTCCAAACAATACTTGCTTTTCCCAGTATTCTTGTGTGTTCATACCTTTATCATCTAACTTTAACTGAGGCAGAAAAATCATGGAACAGAGTATTCATGTTACTTCAATACTGTGGAAGAGACTTATTATAAACAAGACTATGGACAACCAAAATAGTTTAACATGCTTGAGCTAAAGCACTTACATTTTCTGAATTATGGAAAAAACTAAAAACACGTGCTCGATACCAACGAGCACAGCAGATTGGATTGCCTTCCAACCATACGTTCTGTAGCAAAGAGAAGCTGCC
This window encodes:
- the LOC119291171 gene encoding uncharacterized protein LOC119291171; the encoded protein is MATPRSGAAPPVTGDRYLDLLVRFVASHAGELLDGSFTLRLHPVGLHYVASRLEALRELEAVGAGAPVDYLRAYVADLGDHRALEQLRRILRLLTSLKVVAAGPGRDPAPLSLLPFARLRVLELRGCDLSTSAARGLLDLRHTLERLVCHNSTDALRHIFVSRVMDIKDSPVWIRLSYVSCASNDLVVMDESLQLLPAVETLDLSRNRFAKVDNLRKCTKLRNLDLGFNHLRSISSLSEVFSRIGKLVLRNNALTTIHGIENLTSLVGLDLSYNIISNFSELEILGSFSLLQNVWLEGNPICCARWYRARVFSFFHNSENLKLDDKGMNTQEYWEKQVLFGSRQKQPAGYGFYFPAKDDHEDEYTSNSMMKKISRLACILEEERSPCDEGVDQQSSPRDSASSKKDEVAVADNDIKITSLISTAELMKKERSTDWLREFKEWMDENTENTDGDSLYVDFTNRNGSQKKQNRREKLNIESSKSVTDLAKTSEGGSSSNLVESKLSFTDDACNVANGFTAGSLNEVNADQTHVRVHLNSAVQLPPLEFVGTSHPDSLSDVGGGANFLHTNGTPSNATSKLIEPSPSFAYPSPQSPPQYKEDILRRRLFMEEEFLQSSGDFQCVGSLGSGSSCSDDSSGDLCSCNSEDDCVAIQTKRELALNGQIASFPYADIDHEEMDGMELFSQEEKLSDCSAEDDPTFTDAIEFGIKEPDDSNQRNGHLGQDSGGHLIRQNDKQKVKRKIFPIFKDRNGTKLEFTEANGDKLEEGGSVGANGHLSYDLTGSTICKDQSSKKHYSSILHKNNLSIDADTVTCNTDRDKYKLIEDFFNLEVANVEESEICEQGARCGYIFQDGSDLIQREVALLRSSQNKLYVLLVDMEQDEQEIMPRVLGCYRLEDLEKVLTGLGLQALRVHMADHTAHLFLTRTSKEAQDVLWLLNLFSFPQLTSGVSLQSWEKIQVKLLEKCICASLKMGIFLYSMLMFWKNDAEEESLVIRSLVVTEGSICVCIENLHQFGCFPDDSHPPYFFLDECCSINSIKEVVVDQRDKECLTLILHKHINEGKFHSSTGNSQNKQADENYTVHTWKLKWFSEETLLKFISVLRALYSGAVSSPLPVKCIS